From Streptomyces sp. TLI_105, the proteins below share one genomic window:
- a CDS encoding DUF5670 family protein, with product MVPLLLVLLLALLLFGFGFAVKALWWIAVIVLVLWLLGFVARPKGSTGRWYRW from the coding sequence ATGGTTCCCCTGCTGCTGGTTCTTCTTCTCGCCCTGCTCCTCTTCGGCTTCGGCTTCGCGGTCAAGGCGCTCTGGTGGATCGCCGTGATCGTGCTCGTCCTGTGGCTGCTGGGCTTCGTGGCCCGGCCGAAGGGCAGCACGGGCCGCTGGTACCGCTGGTAG
- a CDS encoding DUF5133 domain-containing protein, giving the protein MLMAHPAVLRNLIEQYETLEVLRAENGSDEVRRRMDDLAYTLCVSTGTRDVDAALIAARHRLPGARPEDDSVLTA; this is encoded by the coding sequence GTGCTGATGGCCCATCCCGCGGTCCTGCGCAATCTCATCGAGCAGTACGAGACGCTCGAGGTGCTCCGGGCGGAGAACGGCAGCGACGAGGTGCGGCGGCGCATGGACGACCTGGCGTACACCCTGTGCGTCTCCACCGGTACGCGTGACGTGGACGCGGCACTGATCGCGGCCCGCCATCGGCTGCCGGGCGCGCGCCCCGAGGACGACTCCGTGCTGACCGCCTGA